One part of the Gemmatimonadaceae bacterium genome encodes these proteins:
- a CDS encoding cbb3-type cytochrome c oxidase subunit I, whose product MPVDSFAKAFIRASLLWFVAGITLGLAMAVHPSWAVYRPAHAHMNLAGFVVMMIFGVGYQMLPRFFGHPIHSRRLAIAHIWLANVGLAALVAGFFLAPSIGRSSVPVTAGGGLLWAAGAYGFAYNMWRTFNAAERRRRLMAQQPHARQLPTR is encoded by the coding sequence GTGCCAGTGGACTCGTTTGCCAAGGCCTTCATTCGCGCGAGCCTTCTCTGGTTCGTCGCTGGCATCACCCTCGGCCTCGCCATGGCCGTGCATCCGTCGTGGGCCGTCTACCGGCCCGCGCATGCCCACATGAACCTCGCTGGCTTCGTCGTCATGATGATTTTCGGCGTTGGCTACCAGATGCTTCCGCGGTTCTTCGGTCACCCCATCCACAGCCGTCGTCTCGCCATCGCGCATATCTGGCTCGCCAACGTGGGACTGGCCGCGCTGGTGGCGGGCTTCTTTCTCGCCCCGAGCATTGGCCGATCGAGCGTCCCGGTGACGGCGGGCGGTGGCTTGCTGTGGGCGGCAGGCGCGTACGGGTTCGCGTACAACATGTGGCGCACGTTCAATGCGGCGGAGCGACGTCGTCGGTTGATGGCGCAGCAGCCTCACGCCCGGCAACTGCCCACCCGGTAG
- a CDS encoding amidohydrolase family protein, whose product MRRHRLLLAALALATTAGAQTVPSMHGKRAPRLIIRNAMVIDGMGTPASGPYDIVIENNRIAQLVPIADAVATTIGAASRRPQGGIEIDARGKYVMPGLVNAHAHVQDERGGIPQELEYELKIWLASGITTVRDVGSDTRKTLPLRDRINAGQAEGPRIFHYPMFNLPPVPNSAAEARARVQQLKAQGVDGIKFLGTKRDVMEALLDEAKKVGLRTAHHAAVEETNAWDDIRWGTTTIEHWYGIPDAAIREGGQSFPADFNITDETHRFRYAGRLWREADPAKLTEVLTGMVKANVAWVPTLDIYEASRDLQRAQTQPWFREYLHPTLEEFFKPNPMNHGSYFIGWTSVDETYWKENYQIWFKALREFDRLGGTIAVGDDAGFIYQMYGWGMVREMELKQEAGFSPLRIIQQATSNGAKVLGKEMDFGRVRPGWLADLIIVNGNPLENLKVLYASGTEAVRDGKVVPAGGIEWTIRDGFTYHGPTLLREVREIVARARKKVS is encoded by the coding sequence ATGCGTCGACATCGTCTTCTTCTCGCCGCCCTCGCCCTCGCCACGACGGCGGGCGCCCAGACCGTTCCCTCGATGCACGGCAAGCGGGCGCCGAGGCTGATCATCCGCAACGCGATGGTGATCGACGGCATGGGCACCCCCGCCTCGGGGCCCTACGACATCGTCATCGAGAACAACCGCATCGCGCAGCTCGTGCCGATCGCCGACGCCGTTGCGACCACGATCGGTGCGGCAAGTCGCAGACCGCAGGGCGGCATCGAAATCGACGCACGCGGGAAATACGTGATGCCCGGTCTCGTGAACGCCCATGCGCACGTGCAGGACGAGCGGGGCGGTATTCCGCAGGAGCTGGAGTACGAACTCAAGATCTGGCTCGCCTCCGGGATCACCACGGTGCGCGACGTCGGCAGCGACACACGCAAGACGCTCCCACTGCGTGACCGGATCAATGCCGGCCAGGCCGAGGGCCCGCGGATCTTTCACTATCCCATGTTCAATCTCCCGCCGGTGCCCAACAGCGCCGCGGAAGCGCGCGCCCGCGTGCAGCAGCTCAAGGCGCAAGGCGTGGATGGCATCAAGTTCCTCGGCACCAAGCGGGACGTGATGGAAGCGCTGCTCGACGAGGCGAAGAAGGTCGGGCTGCGCACGGCGCATCACGCGGCGGTCGAGGAAACCAACGCCTGGGACGACATCCGTTGGGGCACGACGACGATCGAACACTGGTACGGCATCCCCGACGCAGCCATTCGTGAGGGTGGCCAGAGCTTTCCGGCTGACTTCAACATCACGGACGAGACCCATCGCTTTCGTTATGCGGGTCGGCTGTGGCGCGAAGCCGATCCGGCCAAGCTCACGGAGGTGCTGACCGGCATGGTGAAGGCCAACGTCGCGTGGGTGCCCACGCTCGACATCTACGAGGCATCACGCGACCTGCAGCGGGCGCAGACGCAGCCCTGGTTCCGGGAGTACCTGCACCCGACGCTCGAGGAGTTCTTCAAGCCCAACCCGATGAACCACGGCTCGTACTTCATCGGCTGGACTTCGGTCGACGAAACGTACTGGAAGGAGAACTATCAGATCTGGTTCAAGGCCCTGCGTGAGTTCGATCGACTCGGCGGCACCATCGCCGTGGGCGACGATGCGGGCTTCATCTACCAGATGTACGGGTGGGGCATGGTGCGCGAGATGGAGCTCAAGCAGGAGGCGGGCTTCAGTCCGCTCAGGATCATCCAGCAGGCGACGAGCAATGGCGCAAAGGTGCTCGGCAAGGAGATGGACTTCGGTCGTGTGCGGCCGGGCTGGCTTGCCGACCTGATCATCGTGAACGGCAACCCCCTCGAGAACCTCAAGGTGCTCTATGCCAGCGGGACCGAGGCCGTGCGCGATGGCAAGGTGGTGCCCGCGGGCGGTATCGAATGGACCATTCGCGACGGCTTCACCTACCACGGCCCGACGCTGCTGCGCGAGGTGCGCGAGATCGTGGCGAGGGCGCGCAAGAAAGTGAGCTGA
- a CDS encoding amidase, whose product MPVPPEPATLETAPLAPVAGDEICDASAVDLVARIRRRQISAREVMEAHLARIERVNPKVNAIVTLVADRAMAGARAADEWQARRRPLGPLHGLPVAHKDLVPTAGVRTTFGSPMFRENVPTTDALLVRRIRAAGAIMLGKTNTPEFGAGSNTFNPVFGATRNPYDLQRTVGGSSGGAACALRCGLVPIADGSDMGGSLRNPAAWNNVVGFRPSPGRVPDDDGSWSPLATGGPMGRTVADVALLLSAMAGHHAPDPLSLTDDPAAFRASLARAFRGTRVAWFTSLGGLPFEPEIVRVVNEQRAAFRALGCTVEEQEPDFTGVDDAFPTLRHLSYHANYALPARQRPEMFKATVKWEIAEAERLTSADVARAVARQQRMMHEVADLFTAWDYFVLPVTQVEPFDVGTEYPTRINEVTMPTYIDWMRSCWYVTFMACPAISVPAGFSARGLPVGLQIVGKPRADWSVLQIAHAYEQATNHGGRLPTL is encoded by the coding sequence ATGCCCGTACCGCCTGAGCCGGCGACGCTGGAGACCGCACCGCTCGCCCCCGTCGCTGGCGACGAGATCTGCGACGCCTCGGCGGTCGACCTCGTCGCACGGATTCGACGCCGGCAGATCTCGGCGCGTGAGGTCATGGAGGCGCACCTGGCGCGCATCGAGCGCGTGAATCCAAAGGTCAACGCGATCGTGACGCTCGTCGCCGATCGCGCGATGGCCGGTGCACGCGCGGCTGACGAGTGGCAGGCGCGGCGGCGTCCGCTGGGGCCACTGCACGGCTTGCCGGTGGCGCACAAAGACCTGGTGCCGACCGCCGGCGTCCGCACGACGTTCGGGTCGCCCATGTTCCGCGAGAACGTGCCGACCACCGATGCGCTGCTGGTCCGCCGCATCCGGGCGGCGGGCGCGATCATGCTGGGCAAGACCAACACGCCGGAGTTCGGCGCGGGATCGAACACGTTCAACCCCGTCTTTGGCGCAACGCGCAACCCGTATGACCTGCAACGCACCGTTGGTGGATCGAGCGGCGGTGCGGCCTGCGCCCTGCGCTGCGGTCTCGTACCTATCGCCGACGGGAGTGACATGGGTGGCTCACTGCGCAACCCCGCCGCGTGGAACAACGTCGTCGGCTTCCGGCCGTCGCCCGGTCGCGTGCCTGACGACGATGGATCGTGGTCGCCGCTCGCCACCGGCGGTCCGATGGGGCGCACGGTGGCAGATGTGGCCCTGCTCCTCAGCGCGATGGCGGGGCATCACGCGCCAGACCCGCTCTCGCTGACGGACGATCCGGCGGCGTTTCGGGCGTCGCTGGCCCGCGCTTTCCGGGGCACGCGCGTGGCCTGGTTCACATCGCTTGGTGGGCTCCCCTTCGAGCCGGAGATCGTGCGCGTCGTGAATGAGCAGCGCGCCGCGTTTCGCGCGCTGGGCTGCACGGTCGAGGAGCAAGAGCCGGATTTCACGGGCGTCGACGATGCGTTCCCGACGCTGCGCCACCTCTCGTACCACGCCAACTACGCGCTGCCGGCTCGTCAGCGTCCGGAGATGTTCAAGGCGACGGTGAAATGGGAGATCGCGGAGGCGGAGCGCCTCACGAGTGCCGACGTGGCGCGGGCTGTGGCGCGGCAGCAGCGCATGATGCACGAGGTGGCCGACCTTTTCACCGCGTGGGACTACTTCGTCCTCCCCGTGACGCAGGTCGAGCCCTTCGACGTCGGCACCGAATACCCGACCCGCATCAACGAGGTCACAATGCCGACCTACATCGACTGGATGCGGTCGTGCTGGTACGTGACGTTCATGGCCTGTCCCGCGATCTCGGTACCGGCCGGCTTCTCCGCGCGCGGCCTTCCGGTGGGGCTCCAGATCGTGGGAAAGCCGCGTGCGGACTGGTCGGTCCTGCAGATCGCGCATGCGTACGAGCAGGCCACGAACCACGGCGGCCGGCTCCCAACCCTCTGA
- a CDS encoding ribbon-helix-helix protein, CopG family, with protein sequence MKTTLNIDPSVMARLKREAARSGRTMSELVETALRRLLATRQESAPLAPLPSFDGGGALVDIADRNALYRAMEGR encoded by the coding sequence ATGAAGACGACCCTCAACATCGACCCGTCCGTGATGGCCCGCCTCAAGCGCGAAGCGGCGCGGAGCGGTCGCACCATGTCCGAGCTCGTGGAGACGGCGCTGCGACGGTTGCTCGCCACTCGCCAGGAGAGCGCGCCGCTGGCGCCACTCCCGAGTTTCGATGGGGGAGGGGCGCTCGTCGATATTGCCGATCGGAATGCGCTCTACCGAGCGATGGAGGGTCGGTAG
- a CDS encoding SusC/RagA family TonB-linked outer membrane protein, with protein MPHPRRRSLFLSILSLALALGSPPLSTLGAQARTVTGKVTAADGGTVLAGVSVIVRGTNRGAMTDATGSYRVTLPASGSADVLTFRLIGYTPVDIPVAGRTSVDVALETARTTLSSVVVTANAIVRETKELGYSIAQIEPAQLTVARSSNVLNSVAGKVSGVRVTQQSGTVGGSSKVVIRGVNSIASATEPLFVVDGVPISNSSFAGTETEIVTGGVDVGNRAQDLNPDDIESMSILKGAAASALYGSRARNGVIVVTTKRGRAGQRRFTYNGSVRADQIFRSPEFQNEYAQGSLGVYNTANANGWGPKITGQTEPNILGVPEVLRAYPNNFSDFFETGYTNVHAMSFDGGTETSDYRLGGTWLGQTGIIPNSELQRYTLSVNSGQRFTDKLSVRLAANYARSSSAGRASQGQNGQSIPMSLWTFTPRTLSTEFLRANRIGPDGRAGAIDGTGTSNNPYFVVDNNGLNNSVDRVYGNAYISYDASSWLNLAFRAGTDIAVENRRFVTRKGTRGRLDGEFDTQDFNERELNTDFIATVTRQLTPDLAFKGLVGHNFNKRVFKRQRVFSQGLNIDKLYTQANANVNAATNFLSERQLFGAYGDVGLAWRDYLFVNVTGRNDWSSTLPVASNRYFYPSVSTGFVLSDAFKEAAIFKSGKVSFAKLRANWANVGSDEEPYQLAFTYAPLTQQSDIYTFNQSFPYNGASAFAATNVIPPANLKPQRQSSWEVGGEFRVLNDRIGVDLTVYNLRNYDQIVSISVPQSTGFNARRLNVGEIVNNGIEAQVSYSILRAARNGLQWDVTANYSRNKNEITKLAPGLKEFIVTSGDGFGTFIAARPGTTFQIQGVGFLRDSVSGQYVINPQNGLRITGPRRLFGNIYPDWIGGISNSIRYKDAALSFLIDTRRGGVVMSNTVSSLRSSGTAKETADRTPFVQPGVIINADGTRRPNDVKVASVQQYWGNLDSSISPENNIFDGSYTKLRELQVSYTLPRSWASAFRSRDVVVSVEGRNLWLISSKVPHIDPEANVHGTSLIGEGIERNNLPSTRSFGINVRLAY; from the coding sequence ATGCCTCATCCGCGTCGTCGTTCCCTGTTCCTGTCGATCCTGAGCCTCGCGCTCGCCCTCGGATCGCCTCCTCTTTCCACCCTTGGCGCGCAGGCGCGCACGGTCACCGGCAAGGTGACCGCCGCTGATGGCGGCACCGTGCTTGCCGGCGTGTCGGTCATCGTTCGCGGCACCAACCGCGGCGCCATGACCGACGCGACCGGGAGCTACCGTGTGACGCTTCCGGCGTCGGGAAGCGCCGACGTGCTGACGTTCCGGCTCATCGGCTACACGCCGGTCGACATTCCGGTAGCCGGGCGCACATCCGTGGACGTGGCGCTCGAGACGGCCCGCACCACGCTCTCGAGCGTTGTGGTCACGGCCAATGCGATCGTGCGTGAGACGAAGGAACTGGGCTACTCGATCGCGCAGATCGAGCCGGCGCAGCTCACGGTGGCTCGCAGCTCGAACGTGCTCAACAGCGTCGCCGGCAAGGTGTCCGGCGTTCGCGTGACGCAGCAGTCGGGCACGGTCGGCGGATCGAGCAAGGTCGTGATCCGCGGCGTGAACTCGATTGCCTCGGCGACCGAGCCGCTGTTCGTGGTCGACGGTGTGCCGATCTCCAACTCGTCGTTTGCCGGCACCGAGACCGAGATTGTCACGGGCGGTGTGGACGTGGGCAACCGCGCCCAGGACCTCAACCCCGACGACATCGAGTCGATGTCGATTCTCAAGGGCGCAGCCGCGTCTGCGTTGTACGGCTCGCGCGCCCGCAACGGTGTCATTGTCGTAACGACCAAGCGTGGTCGAGCCGGCCAGCGTCGCTTTACCTACAACGGCTCGGTGCGTGCTGACCAGATCTTCCGTTCTCCGGAGTTTCAGAACGAGTACGCCCAGGGCTCACTCGGTGTGTACAACACGGCCAACGCCAACGGCTGGGGCCCCAAGATCACCGGGCAAACCGAGCCCAACATCCTGGGCGTACCCGAGGTGCTCAGGGCCTACCCGAACAACTTCAGCGACTTCTTCGAGACCGGGTACACGAACGTGCACGCCATGTCATTCGATGGCGGCACCGAAACGAGCGACTATCGCCTGGGTGGCACGTGGCTTGGTCAGACGGGAATCATCCCAAACTCCGAGCTGCAGCGCTACACGCTTTCGGTCAACTCGGGGCAGCGGTTCACCGACAAGCTGAGCGTGCGCCTGGCGGCCAACTACGCACGCTCCAGTTCCGCCGGTCGAGCCTCCCAGGGGCAGAACGGACAGAGCATCCCGATGTCGCTCTGGACGTTCACGCCGCGCACGCTGTCCACGGAGTTCCTGCGGGCCAATCGCATCGGGCCCGATGGACGCGCCGGGGCGATCGACGGCACGGGCACGAGCAACAATCCGTACTTCGTCGTTGACAACAACGGGCTCAATAACTCGGTCGATCGCGTGTACGGCAACGCCTACATCTCCTACGACGCCAGCAGCTGGCTCAACCTCGCCTTCCGGGCGGGCACCGATATCGCCGTGGAGAACCGGCGCTTCGTGACCCGCAAGGGGACGCGCGGGCGCCTGGACGGCGAGTTCGACACGCAGGACTTCAACGAGCGCGAGCTGAACACCGACTTCATTGCCACCGTCACGCGACAGCTGACGCCGGACCTCGCGTTCAAGGGCCTGGTCGGCCACAACTTCAACAAGCGCGTGTTCAAGCGGCAGCGCGTCTTCAGCCAGGGCCTGAACATCGACAAGCTGTACACGCAGGCCAACGCCAACGTGAACGCGGCCACGAACTTCCTGTCCGAGCGACAGCTGTTCGGTGCATACGGTGACGTGGGGCTGGCGTGGCGCGACTATCTGTTCGTGAACGTCACCGGACGCAACGACTGGTCGTCGACGCTGCCGGTCGCGAGCAACCGGTACTTCTACCCGTCGGTGTCGACCGGCTTCGTGCTCTCCGACGCGTTCAAGGAAGCGGCGATCTTCAAGAGCGGCAAGGTGAGCTTTGCCAAGCTGAGGGCCAACTGGGCGAACGTGGGCTCTGACGAGGAGCCGTACCAGCTGGCCTTTACGTATGCCCCGCTCACGCAGCAGAGCGACATCTATACGTTCAACCAGAGCTTCCCATACAACGGAGCCTCGGCGTTCGCGGCGACCAACGTCATCCCGCCCGCCAACCTCAAGCCGCAGCGGCAGAGCTCATGGGAAGTCGGCGGCGAGTTCCGCGTCCTGAACGACCGCATCGGCGTCGACCTGACGGTCTACAACCTCAGGAACTACGACCAGATCGTCTCGATCTCGGTGCCGCAGAGCACCGGGTTCAACGCCCGCCGCCTGAACGTGGGCGAGATCGTGAACAATGGCATCGAAGCGCAGGTAAGCTATTCCATCCTGCGTGCGGCCCGGAACGGGCTGCAGTGGGACGTCACGGCGAACTACAGCCGCAACAAGAACGAAATCACCAAGCTCGCGCCGGGCCTCAAGGAGTTTATCGTGACGTCGGGCGACGGCTTCGGCACGTTCATCGCTGCGCGGCCAGGCACCACGTTCCAGATCCAGGGCGTCGGCTTCCTTCGCGACTCCGTGTCGGGGCAATACGTGATCAACCCGCAGAACGGACTCCGCATCACGGGGCCGCGCCGACTCTTCGGCAACATCTATCCCGACTGGATCGGCGGCATCAGCAACTCGATCCGCTACAAGGACGCCGCGCTGTCCTTCCTCATCGACACGCGCCGCGGAGGCGTGGTGATGTCGAACACCGTCTCGTCCCTGCGCTCGTCAGGCACCGCGAAGGAGACGGCCGATCGTACGCCGTTCGTGCAGCCTGGCGTCATCATCAATGCCGACGGCACGCGACGCCCGAACGATGTGAAGGTGGCCAGTGTGCAGCAGTACTGGGGCAACCTCGACAGTTCGATCAGCCCGGAGAACAACATCTTCGACGGCTCGTACACCAAGCTGCGCGAGCTGCAGGTCAGCTACACGCTGCCACGGAGCTGGGCGAGCGCGTTCCGCAGCCGCGACGTGGTGGTGTCGGTCGAGGGGCGGAACCTGTGGCTGATCTCGAGCAAGGTGCCGCACATCGACCCCGAAGCCAACGTCCACGGCACGAGCCTGATCGGCGAAGGCATCGAACGCAACAACCTGCCATCGACGCGTTCCTTCGGCATCAACGTCCGCCTGGCCTACTGA
- a CDS encoding PIN domain-containing protein, giving the protein MFVVDTNVLVYAADVSAPEHARCHALLESWRRQRGAWYLTWGICYEFLRVVTHPRVLRRPWTADAAMSFLAAIQAAPGLEMLVPTERHAAVLSATLAEVPGLSGNVWHDAETAIPMREHGVRRIGSRRDTDFHRFPFVERLDPFTDEP; this is encoded by the coding sequence GTGTTCGTCGTGGACACAAACGTGCTGGTGTATGCTGCCGACGTGTCCGCTCCGGAACACGCCCGCTGCCACGCGCTGCTCGAATCCTGGCGTCGGCAACGGGGCGCCTGGTATCTCACGTGGGGGATCTGCTACGAGTTCCTTCGCGTCGTTACCCATCCTCGCGTGTTGCGCAGGCCCTGGACCGCGGACGCTGCGATGTCGTTTCTTGCCGCGATTCAGGCGGCGCCCGGGCTCGAGATGCTGGTACCGACCGAACGGCATGCCGCGGTGCTTTCGGCAACGCTCGCCGAGGTGCCCGGGCTCAGCGGAAACGTGTGGCACGACGCAGAGACGGCGATCCCCATGCGAGAACACGGCGTTCGCCGAATAGGCAGTCGTCGTGACACCGACTTCCACCGATTCCCGTTCGTGGAGCGGCTCGACCCGTTTACCGACGAGCCCTAG